From one Mesomycoplasma ovipneumoniae genomic stretch:
- a CDS encoding L-lactate dehydrogenase, producing the protein MKPIKIALIGAGNVGNSFLYAAMNQGLASEYGIIDINPDFAEGNAFDFEDASASLLRPFSVRRYEYSDLKDADFILITAGRPQKPGETRLQLVADNIRIIRDIAFKVKESGFSGITVIASNPVDVITRAYRDASGFSDQKVIGTGTILDTARLQFEIAKRLKIAPNSVQAYVMGEHGDSSFVAYSNIKIAGECFCHFSELTGINSSNYEKELEYPVSRRAYEIINRKRATFYGIGAALARIVSNIINDTKNILIVGANLRGQYGFDGVNIGVPAVLGANGIEKIIEITLNDKEKEKFAKSVEIVDTIYKDAMKNL; encoded by the coding sequence ATGAAGCCAATCAAAATCGCTCTAATCGGCGCAGGAAATGTTGGAAATTCATTTCTTTATGCAGCAATGAATCAAGGTCTTGCATCTGAATACGGAATTATCGATATAAACCCTGATTTTGCAGAAGGAAATGCATTTGATTTTGAGGATGCCTCCGCTTCACTTTTGCGTCCTTTTTCAGTTCGCCGTTATGAGTATAGCGACCTAAAAGATGCAGATTTTATTTTAATTACAGCGGGAAGACCTCAAAAACCAGGTGAAACTCGACTTCAGTTAGTTGCAGATAATATTCGAATTATCCGTGATATTGCTTTTAAAGTAAAAGAAAGTGGCTTTAGCGGGATTACTGTTATTGCCTCAAACCCTGTTGATGTTATTACTCGTGCTTACCGTGATGCTTCAGGATTTTCTGACCAAAAAGTTATTGGAACAGGAACAATTCTTGATACTGCAAGACTTCAATTTGAAATTGCAAAAAGATTAAAAATTGCCCCAAATTCAGTTCAGGCTTACGTAATGGGTGAGCATGGTGATTCATCTTTTGTTGCATATTCTAACATTAAAATTGCAGGTGAATGCTTCTGTCATTTTTCAGAGCTAACCGGAATTAACAGCTCAAATTACGAAAAAGAGCTTGAATATCCAGTTTCACGTCGCGCTTATGAAATAATTAACAGAAAAAGAGCAACATTTTACGGAATTGGTGCTGCATTAGCGCGAATTGTAAGCAACATTATCAACGACACAAAGAATATTCTAATTGTCGGCGCGAATTTACGTGGTCAGTACGGCTTTGATGGCGTAAATATTGGAGTTCCAGCGGTCCTTGGTGCAAATGGTATTGAAAAAATCATTGAAATTACACTCAATGATAAAGAAAAAGAAAAATTCGCAAAATCAGTCGAAATTGTCGATACTATTTACAAAGACGCTATGAAAAATCTTTAG
- a CDS encoding YitT family protein, with protein sequence MSSRQSNKSSNGHCSCSNQKNHNLAKCLKNQLVLRAEREIFNHNQSKINLKNFWKRRTLSITMMAISALFFTLGVIFFLGVAKTVPTGVSAIPALTIIIINSQYEVSIGWSFAIIYFVINIPLIIFILVKVSNKSFSYLTFIWLFFQIVWNQVFSLDTPIRTFLINNILIPNQQGSWTIFYYTIIGAILSGWSIGMAWKFGGSCGGTDYITYYIALKYRKPIGKIMFSISIFFGLFSIVILYFFEPSQVDGQLLGQKLAAVFIYLIVSSSIVSRIYPKYGKILLKIYTNHPEKIVEHLKSIKYWHSYNIWEGVSGYTGQKQWRVETIIYIIEKNAILEEIAKANVSFWYSATKILQTTDRFDATKIN encoded by the coding sequence ATGTCTTCTCGGCAATCTAATAAATCAAGCAACGGACATTGTTCTTGTTCTAATCAGAAAAACCATAATTTAGCTAAATGTTTAAAAAATCAACTTGTTTTACGTGCAGAACGTGAAATTTTTAATCATAATCAAAGCAAAATAAACCTGAAAAATTTCTGGAAAAGACGAACCCTTTCAATCACAATGATGGCTATTTCGGCATTATTTTTTACATTAGGGGTTATTTTTTTCTTAGGAGTTGCAAAAACTGTCCCAACAGGTGTTTCAGCAATTCCAGCACTTACTATAATAATAATTAATTCTCAATATGAAGTAAGTATTGGCTGAAGTTTTGCAATAATTTACTTTGTTATTAATATTCCTTTAATAATTTTTATTCTAGTTAAAGTCTCGAATAAAAGTTTTAGCTATCTTACTTTCATTTGACTTTTTTTTCAAATTGTTTGAAACCAGGTTTTTTCTCTTGATACCCCAATAAGAACATTTTTAATTAACAATATTTTAATTCCAAACCAACAAGGTTCCTGGACTATTTTCTATTATACAATTATTGGTGCCATTTTGTCTGGTTGATCTATCGGAATGGCTTGAAAATTCGGTGGTTCTTGTGGAGGAACTGATTATATAACTTATTATATTGCGCTAAAATATCGCAAACCTATTGGCAAAATAATGTTTAGTATTTCGATATTTTTTGGGCTTTTTTCAATTGTTATCCTTTATTTTTTTGAACCTTCACAAGTTGATGGTCAACTTTTGGGTCAAAAATTAGCGGCTGTTTTTATTTATTTAATTGTAAGTTCGTCAATTGTCAGCCGAATTTATCCAAAATACGGAAAAATTCTTTTAAAAATTTATACTAATCACCCAGAAAAAATTGTTGAACATCTTAAATCAATAAAATACTGGCACTCATATAATATTTGAGAAGGTGTTTCTGGATACACCGGCCAAAAACAATGAAGAGTTGAAACAATTATTTACATAATTGAAAAAAACGCAATTTTAGAAGAAATTGCAAAAGCAAACGTTAGTTTTTGGTATTCAGCAACTAAAATCTTACAAACAACAGATCGCTTTGATGCAACAAAAATTAATTAA
- a CDS encoding peptide chain release factor N(5)-glutamine methyltransferase, which produces MEINSRKLELLKEKQRYNLPLEVSKLELLKLEMNYPVQKIIGFIEMENVRIFLDQKVFIPRYETQELLQKVKKVIKKDSFVLDLCCGSGFIGLALAKFSGAKITLVDISDEAILQTKLNAKYNNLDVSVVKSDLFSNIIGQKFDIIVSNPPYLKRQKLDESVINFEPEGALFSEPEPFSFYQKIMCQIDNFLNDKGWIFFEIDKDSVNFFKKNFPEFKIENDINQKPRFAYWQKNSNYPINL; this is translated from the coding sequence ATGGAGATAAATAGTAGAAAATTGGAACTTTTAAAGGAAAAACAACGCTATAATTTGCCCTTAGAAGTTTCCAAACTTGAACTTTTAAAGTTAGAAATGAACTATCCAGTCCAAAAAATCATCGGATTTATCGAAATGGAAAATGTTCGAATTTTTCTGGATCAAAAAGTTTTTATTCCCCGTTATGAAACACAAGAATTACTGCAAAAAGTAAAAAAAGTCATAAAAAAAGACAGTTTTGTTCTTGATTTGTGTTGTGGTTCAGGATTTATTGGCCTTGCTCTTGCCAAATTTAGTGGCGCAAAAATCACTTTGGTTGATATTAGCGATGAGGCAATTTTGCAAACAAAACTAAACGCAAAATACAACAATTTAGACGTAAGTGTTGTAAAATCCGACCTTTTTAGTAATATTATTGGCCAAAAATTTGATATTATTGTCTCAAATCCTCCCTATCTTAAAAGACAAAAACTTGATGAGTCAGTTATTAATTTTGAACCTGAAGGTGCATTATTTTCTGAACCGGAGCCTTTTTCATTTTATCAAAAAATAATGTGCCAAATCGATAATTTTCTTAATGATAAAGGTTGAATTTTTTTTGAAATTGACAAAGATAGTGTCAATTTTTTCAAAAAAAATTTCCCTGAGTTCAAAATTGAAAACGATATAAATCAAAAACCAAGATTTGCCTATTGGCAAAAAAACTCAAATTATCCTATAAATTTATAG
- a CDS encoding DUF31 family putative serine protease has product MAKKQNKSLKKILIKILPLVGISTTFFIASCTPLGAVNGILKRTLEIGQSNPWDQELNLKNPLDSIISGKVALGSRLKASDFLKQYSTLDLDDNLNGITHRMLNRRSSFLDSAILWTFIPGVDNFDLNAKFDLKITPVTNSANDFYGSIKVKVDSYNKDTQTLVQSKEFVVNGFETDQTGIYAYKERIQTAFEKIDTLELKNQETFDIDSLKSDSDIWEYINLPSNFEKIDITKLRNSDQFDVPSQQQGVPNIQDIAKNPYRLKVKNFYYLKATILKDSYDSQTGNVDVVLSIYHDSYHNFVSKIVKLNIKPRQNLKKLIEIKSFKLKDEYSNFLPSFLINSSENSGEELSKYIDFGDLNHTMYHIKKVPSLSNDQNGDFYLILSPKENDLTSGPTSPGQIIKVEGFNSYDKIFASSEFTSQINFNFIDSWYKLPTTANISEKLKNISQSLNSSSDALLWPLFGQAVKKTLSEPTLFKNTAELSNFEKLNYSYGRLADFKIDESGVSFHFGNSVEDFYKINVKFTNTNESKNIIEDFGAKVLGKNIINDSLRSRSMVIQLRSNAFDPRTNSNTTRITSGTAWVFDRKLKPDPQNSGKFLPTNTYYLATNLHVVSDLINKPDQIYSFSYLLDGNLQKLDDISFDDTNLFRRFDRISKTEGNRDFLPPEGFQYINSESKKFWNNLKINPIGLDMPDRGKFRDIAIIEVTFPDDEQIKNPFNIGIPFLDFLGDGEDSYIKNIPDAVRHYNEAPLDVLVTNKFLPTFTKGSQLKTSKIESALPLHAYLGGFLGGFDWITDDKNSFVTVDELKKDNQFKQDNSLKPFQGATSISLPGLRGGRGMSGSLVVNEYNQVIGIFWGGYFPQTTPGRSQLVKGIGQFDPIGVKVDNNPTVLAKWLAQTKDIQTDLDRTSEKVFSLEDPAQIERLAHSARWLKFSNNQNPQATADV; this is encoded by the coding sequence ATGGCAAAAAAACAAAATAAATCTTTGAAAAAAATACTAATTAAAATTCTCCCGCTAGTTGGAATTTCAACTACATTTTTTATCGCTTCTTGCACACCGCTTGGTGCGGTCAATGGAATTCTCAAGCGAACACTCGAAATTGGCCAATCAAACCCTTGAGATCAAGAACTGAATCTAAAGAACCCTTTAGATTCAATAATTTCAGGTAAAGTTGCTTTAGGTAGCAGACTTAAGGCATCTGATTTTTTAAAACAGTATTCAACCTTAGATTTAGATGATAATTTGAATGGAATAACTCACCGCATGTTAAATAGGAGAAGTTCATTTTTAGATTCAGCAATTCTTTGAACTTTTATCCCAGGTGTTGATAATTTTGACTTAAATGCAAAATTTGACTTAAAAATTACCCCAGTTACAAATTCTGCTAATGATTTTTACGGTTCAATTAAAGTTAAGGTTGACTCTTATAATAAAGACACACAAACTTTGGTTCAATCAAAAGAGTTTGTTGTTAACGGCTTTGAAACTGATCAAACCGGAATTTATGCTTATAAAGAAAGAATTCAAACCGCTTTTGAAAAAATAGATACTTTAGAATTAAAAAATCAGGAAACTTTTGATATTGACTCATTAAAATCTGACTCAGATATTTGGGAATATATAAATTTACCATCAAATTTTGAAAAAATTGACATAACTAAGCTTAGAAATTCAGATCAATTTGATGTTCCAAGTCAACAACAAGGAGTCCCAAACATTCAAGATATTGCCAAAAATCCTTACCGTTTAAAGGTTAAAAATTTTTATTATTTAAAAGCAACAATTTTAAAAGACTCATATGATTCCCAAACTGGCAATGTCGATGTTGTTCTGTCAATTTATCATGATTCATACCATAATTTTGTTTCAAAAATTGTAAAACTCAATATTAAGCCAAGACAAAATCTAAAAAAATTAATTGAAATTAAAAGTTTTAAACTTAAAGATGAGTATTCTAACTTTTTGCCATCTTTTTTAATAAATTCCTCTGAAAATTCAGGTGAGGAATTATCTAAATATATCGATTTTGGTGATTTAAATCACACAATGTATCACATCAAAAAAGTTCCCTCACTTTCAAATGATCAAAATGGTGATTTTTACCTAATTTTAAGTCCAAAAGAAAACGACTTAACTTCAGGTCCAACAAGTCCTGGTCAAATTATTAAAGTTGAAGGGTTTAACTCATATGATAAGATATTTGCATCAAGCGAATTTACAAGTCAAATCAATTTTAACTTTATTGATTCTTGATATAAATTACCTACTACAGCAAATATTTCAGAAAAACTAAAAAATATTTCACAAAGTTTAAACTCTTCAAGTGATGCACTTTTATGGCCACTTTTTGGTCAAGCAGTCAAAAAAACACTATCAGAACCGACACTTTTTAAAAATACTGCAGAATTAAGTAATTTTGAAAAATTAAATTATAGTTATGGTAGATTAGCTGATTTTAAAATTGATGAGTCAGGAGTTTCATTTCACTTTGGTAATTCAGTTGAAGACTTTTACAAAATTAACGTAAAGTTTACCAACACTAATGAAAGTAAAAATATTATTGAAGATTTTGGTGCAAAAGTTCTTGGAAAAAATATAATTAATGACTCATTGCGTTCAAGATCAATGGTAATTCAGTTACGTTCAAATGCTTTTGACCCAAGAACTAATTCAAATACAACCCGAATTACCTCAGGAACAGCTTGAGTTTTTGATCGAAAATTAAAACCTGATCCTCAAAATTCAGGAAAATTTTTACCTACTAACACTTATTATCTTGCCACAAATTTGCATGTTGTTTCAGATTTAATTAACAAACCGGATCAAATTTATTCATTTTCTTATTTACTTGATGGAAATTTGCAAAAGTTAGATGACATTAGTTTTGATGATACTAATTTATTCCGTCGTTTTGATCGAATTTCAAAAACTGAAGGAAACAGAGATTTTTTACCCCCTGAAGGATTTCAGTATATAAACTCTGAGTCAAAAAAATTCTGAAATAATTTAAAAATTAATCCAATTGGCCTAGATATGCCCGACAGAGGAAAATTTCGTGATATCGCAATAATTGAAGTAACTTTTCCTGATGATGAACAGATAAAAAATCCATTTAATATTGGCATTCCCTTTTTAGATTTTTTAGGTGATGGTGAGGATTCATACATAAAAAATATTCCCGATGCTGTTCGACATTACAATGAAGCTCCACTTGATGTTTTAGTAACAAATAAATTTCTCCCTACTTTTACAAAAGGAAGCCAACTTAAGACCTCAAAAATTGAATCAGCTTTACCATTGCATGCTTATTTAGGTGGTTTTTTAGGTGGATTTGACTGAATTACTGACGATAAAAATTCATTTGTTACAGTCGATGAACTAAAAAAAGACAATCAGTTCAAACAAGATAATTCACTTAAACCTTTTCAAGGGGCAACTTCAATTTCACTTCCTGGACTTCGTGGCGGGCGCGGAATGTCTGGTTCGCTCGTTGTAAATGAATATAACCAAGTTATCGGTATTTTTTGGGGTGGATATTTCCCGCAGACAACTCCAGGGAGAAGTCAACTTGTTAAAGGAATTGGTCAATTTGACCCAATTGGTGTAAAAGTTGACAACAATCCAACAGTTTTAGCCAAATGACTTGCTCAAACAAAAGATATTCAAACTGATTTGGACAGAACTTCTGAAAAAGTCTTTTCCCTTGAGGATCCAGCCCAAATTGAAAGACTAGCTCACTCAGCACGTTGGCTTAAATTTTCTAACAATCAAAATCCTCAAGCAACCGCCGATGTTTAA
- the prfA gene encoding peptide chain release factor 1 yields the protein MEKKFLDSLEKIHKKYQDLSQLLLTDEVINNQKKYLEIAKEISSIEEISLTFDLLLKNQQTLEDAKILLSQEKDPELQQLAKSEIATANKNIEALEEKLLILMLPKDENDDKDVIVEIRGAAGGDEANIFVGDLFRMYQKWADSQRARVKVLSSSLALAGGFSQIFFQISGQNIYSKLKFESGVHRVQRVPETETMGRIHTSTATVTVMPKIDSKIEVEINPSDLKIDTYRSSGAGGQSVNTTDSAVRITHIPTGIVVTSQDERSQIGNKEIAMGILRSKIYNLEVQKRLETQANFRKLAGSGARSEKIRTYNYPQDRITDHRIAFSCSLKPVIQGSLNPIIEALLSQERAELILQSYGDK from the coding sequence ATGGAAAAAAAATTTTTAGACTCTTTAGAAAAAATTCACAAAAAATATCAAGACTTAAGTCAGCTTTTACTAACTGATGAAGTAATTAATAATCAAAAAAAATATTTAGAAATAGCAAAAGAAATTTCTTCAATTGAAGAAATTTCTTTGACATTTGATTTGCTTTTAAAAAATCAGCAAACACTTGAAGATGCAAAAATACTTCTTAGTCAAGAAAAAGACCCTGAATTACAACAGTTAGCAAAATCAGAAATTGCAACTGCCAACAAAAATATCGAAGCACTTGAGGAAAAACTCTTAATTTTAATGCTTCCAAAAGATGAAAATGACGATAAAGATGTAATTGTTGAAATCCGCGGAGCTGCTGGGGGTGATGAGGCTAATATTTTTGTTGGCGATCTTTTTCGAATGTACCAAAAATGAGCTGATTCCCAAAGGGCAAGAGTTAAAGTTCTTAGCTCATCACTTGCACTTGCTGGCGGTTTTTCACAGATTTTTTTCCAAATTTCTGGTCAAAATATATACTCAAAACTTAAATTTGAATCAGGTGTCCACCGTGTTCAACGAGTTCCTGAAACTGAAACAATGGGCAGAATTCACACCTCAACTGCCACAGTTACCGTGATGCCAAAAATTGATAGCAAAATTGAAGTCGAAATTAACCCTTCAGATCTTAAAATTGATACTTATCGCTCTTCAGGGGCAGGCGGTCAGTCTGTAAATACCACCGATTCGGCTGTTAGAATTACCCATATTCCTACCGGAATTGTTGTAACTTCTCAAGATGAAAGATCCCAAATTGGTAACAAAGAAATAGCCATGGGAATTCTAAGGTCAAAAATTTATAACTTGGAAGTTCAAAAAAGACTTGAAACACAAGCTAATTTTCGTAAACTCGCCGGATCAGGGGCTCGTTCTGAAAAAATTAGAACTTATAACTATCCTCAAGACAGGATCACCGACCACCGAATAGCATTTTCTTGTTCTTTAAAACCGGTCATCCAAGGAAGTCTAAATCCAATAATTGAAGCCTTATTATCTCAAGAAAGAGCTGAATTAATCTTGCAAAGCTATGGAGATAAATAG
- a CDS encoding hexose phosphate transporter, producing MNDNFILKFASKNIKEKKLTFSTGLILWALIVFAYMIFVINWGFASAGLNGKAGVSGYLGHFFPDASAAPGTVVNQAVNWGITIGRGIGSILVGWFIVKISHKYTVVLSLVLMLFGIAAPYSPTYAGFIILRTIFAIGGTMQIVLIQPVVSNYLNPRQKAVISQFSPFFYPIGTIITLIPFILNDVIQASVRSHWQTIFLVIGLLTLIPLIGYIILGAKFDLYPSALANQAKQEKLTLTSFFKQKDTWYWTIVYGSWLIAVVFPFTFSKPIFARLIGDSANTFNQKISVFLIVFLSGMFVGPFTVGLFSKYKLQRRKYITTVISLGVLFYVLATVVFVTKVGKDPLSAETYKDGWTWLFLILGLFMGICLWGIQGVILNLPHEYPGANPKRVGFQFGLIWGLGYAAFTVATIITSLINTPPGVDLKTAVSAENVDGYALGAYIVIIGFSLASAIGLAFIKEPHPNYKKLLKIRKLSDIERI from the coding sequence ATGAATGATAATTTTATTTTAAAATTTGCTTCAAAAAACATAAAAGAAAAAAAATTAACTTTCAGTACCGGCCTAATTCTGTGAGCGTTAATTGTTTTTGCTTATATGATTTTTGTCATAAATTGAGGATTTGCATCAGCTGGACTCAACGGAAAAGCTGGTGTAAGTGGATATTTAGGACATTTTTTTCCAGATGCTAGTGCTGCGCCTGGAACTGTGGTTAATCAAGCAGTTAACTGAGGAATTACAATCGGTCGTGGAATTGGATCGATTCTAGTTGGTTGATTTATTGTAAAAATTTCGCATAAATATACTGTAGTATTGTCGCTCGTTTTAATGCTTTTTGGAATAGCAGCGCCTTATTCACCAACTTATGCAGGGTTTATAATTTTAAGAACTATTTTTGCAATTGGTGGAACAATGCAAATTGTTTTAATTCAACCAGTTGTTTCAAATTACTTAAATCCACGTCAAAAAGCGGTAATTTCACAGTTTTCACCGTTTTTTTACCCAATTGGAACAATAATTACACTTATTCCTTTTATATTGAATGATGTAATTCAAGCTTCTGTTCGTTCACATTGACAAACAATTTTCCTAGTAATTGGACTTTTAACACTTATTCCTTTAATTGGTTACATAATTTTAGGAGCAAAATTTGACCTGTATCCTTCAGCTTTAGCAAATCAAGCTAAACAAGAAAAGCTAACTTTAACAAGCTTTTTTAAACAAAAAGATACTTGATATTGAACAATTGTTTATGGTTCATGACTTATTGCGGTTGTTTTCCCCTTTACATTTTCTAAGCCAATTTTTGCTCGTCTAATTGGTGATAGTGCCAATACTTTTAACCAAAAAATCTCAGTTTTCCTAATTGTTTTCTTATCAGGAATGTTTGTTGGTCCATTTACAGTCGGATTGTTTTCAAAATATAAACTTCAAAGACGTAAATATATAACAACAGTTATTTCCCTTGGTGTTCTTTTTTATGTTCTTGCTACCGTTGTTTTTGTTACAAAAGTAGGAAAAGACCCTCTAAGTGCAGAAACTTACAAAGATGGTTGAACTTGATTATTTTTAATTTTAGGTCTTTTTATGGGAATTTGTCTCTGAGGTATTCAAGGTGTAATTCTTAATTTACCTCACGAATATCCAGGCGCAAATCCTAAAAGAGTCGGATTCCAATTTGGTCTTATTTGAGGACTAGGGTATGCTGCCTTTACAGTAGCAACAATAATAACTTCATTAATTAATACGCCTCCAGGGGTAGATCTAAAAACAGCAGTTAGTGCCGAAAATGTTGATGGATATGCCTTAGGTGCTTATATTGTAATTATTGGATTTTCACTTGCTTCTGCAATCGGTCTTGCCTTTATAAAAGAACCTCATCCAAACTATAAGAAACTTTTAAAAATCCGTAAACTCTCAGATATTGAACGTATTTAA
- a CDS encoding hexose phosphate transporter: MNDNFILKFASKNIKEKKLTFSTGLILWALIVFAYMIFVINWGFASAGLNGKAGVSGYLGHFFPDASAAPGTVVNQAVNWGITIGRGIGSILVGWFIVKISHKYTVVLSLVLMLFGIAAPYSPTYAGFIILRTIFAIGGTMQIVLIQPVVSNYLNPRQKAVISQFSPFFYPIGTIITLIPFILNDVIQASVRSHWQTIFLVIGLLTLIPLIGYIILGAKFDLYPSALANQAKQEKLTLTSFFKQKDTWYWTIVYGSWLIAVVFPFTFSKPIFARLIGDSANTFNQKISVFLIVFLSGMFVGAFTVGLFSKYKLQRRKYITTVISLGVLFYVLATVVFVTKVGKDPLSAETYKDGWTWLFLILGLFMGICLWGIQGVILNLPHEYPGANPKRVGFQFGLIWGLGYAAFTVATIITSLINTPPGVDLKTAVSAENVDGYALGAYIVIIGFSLASAIGLAFIKEPHPNYKKLLKIRKLSDIERI; this comes from the coding sequence ATGAATGATAATTTTATTTTAAAATTTGCTTCAAAAAACATAAAAGAAAAAAAATTAACTTTCAGTACCGGCCTAATTCTGTGAGCGTTAATTGTTTTTGCTTATATGATTTTTGTCATAAATTGAGGATTTGCATCAGCTGGACTCAACGGAAAAGCTGGTGTAAGTGGATATTTAGGACATTTTTTTCCAGATGCTAGTGCTGCGCCTGGAACTGTGGTTAATCAAGCAGTTAACTGAGGAATTACAATCGGTCGTGGAATTGGATCGATTCTAGTTGGTTGATTTATTGTAAAAATTTCGCATAAATATACTGTAGTATTGTCGCTCGTTTTAATGCTTTTTGGAATAGCAGCGCCTTATTCACCAACTTATGCAGGGTTTATAATTTTAAGAACTATTTTTGCAATTGGTGGAACAATGCAAATTGTTTTAATTCAACCAGTTGTTTCAAATTACTTAAATCCACGTCAAAAAGCGGTAATTTCACAGTTTTCACCGTTTTTTTACCCAATTGGAACAATAATTACACTTATTCCTTTTATATTGAATGATGTAATTCAAGCTTCTGTTCGTTCACATTGACAAACAATTTTCCTAGTAATTGGACTTTTAACACTTATTCCTTTAATTGGTTACATAATTTTAGGAGCAAAATTTGACCTGTATCCTTCAGCTTTAGCAAATCAAGCTAAACAAGAAAAGCTAACTTTAACAAGCTTTTTTAAACAAAAAGATACTTGATATTGAACAATTGTTTATGGTTCATGACTTATTGCGGTTGTTTTCCCCTTTACATTTTCTAAGCCAATTTTTGCTCGTCTAATTGGTGATAGTGCCAATACTTTTAACCAAAAAATCTCAGTTTTCCTAATTGTTTTCTTATCAGGAATGTTTGTTGGTGCATTTACAGTCGGATTGTTTTCAAAATATAAACTTCAAAGACGTAAATATATAACAACAGTTATTTCCCTTGGTGTTCTTTTTTATGTTCTTGCTACCGTTGTTTTTGTTACAAAAGTAGGAAAAGACCCTCTAAGTGCAGAAACTTACAAAGATGGTTGAACTTGATTATTTTTAATTTTAGGTCTTTTTATGGGAATTTGTCTCTGAGGTATTCAAGGTGTAATTCTTAATTTACCTCACGAATATCCAGGCGCAAATCCTAAAAGAGTCGGATTCCAATTTGGTCTTATTTGAGGACTAGGGTATGCTGCCTTTACAGTAGCAACAATAATAACTTCATTAATTAATACGCCTCCAGGGGTAGATCTAAAAACAGCAGTTAGTGCCGAAAATGTTGATGGATATGCCTTAGGTGCTTATATTGTAATTATTGGATTTTCACTTGCTTCTGCAATCGGTCTTGCCTTTATAAAAGAACCTCATCCAAACTATAAGAAACTTTTAAAAATCCGTAAACTCTCAGATATTGAACGTATTTAA